From Zea mays cultivar B73 chromosome 3, Zm-B73-REFERENCE-NAM-5.0, whole genome shotgun sequence:
TGGCGTATATGGCGTGGTAGTGAAGTGCTTAATGCCATGCTCATCACAGTACTCCTTGAAGTCAATAGAATTAAACTCACCACCTCTGTCACTGCGAAATGCCCTCAGTCTGCCACCTGACTCAGTTTCAGCTAGCGCCTTCACCTTCTTGAAACAACTGaaagcttcatcttttgttgcCAGAAGTTGTATCCACATATATCTACTATGATCATCCACTATAAGCATGAAATAACTCTTACCTCCTGGTGTCTTGGGCCTAATCTGTCCACAGAGATCTGTGTGAAACAGGTCCAAATTCTTGTCTGCTCTGTAATTTGCTACTTGAGGAAATGGCTGTCGTTGTTGCTTGCCAAGAGCACATCCATCACAGAACTCTTCCACCCTATCAATCAATGGCATGCCTTCTACCATTTTCTTCACGCCAAGATCTCTGAGGGCCCGAAAATTAAGATGGCCATATCTCCCATGCCACATCCAAGCCACATCATCAACCTTAGCTACTAGACAGACAGGTGCTGCAAGACTAGTTTTTAGCAAATACAGTCTATTCTTGACTCGAGGTGCTTTGGCCAGCAGTGAGCGCTCGACATCAAACACATTGCAAAAACCATCTTCGATCACAACTTTGCAACCACCTTCCTCTAGTTGTCCTAAACTAATGATGTTACTCTTTAATTTAGGTATGAAATAAACTTCTGTGAGTACCTTGTGCCCCTTCTTTCTGGCTTGAAGCATTACAGAGCCAATGCCTTCGATCTGGACGAGTGATCCGTCGCCGAACCTCACCGTGCCGCCCACTGATCTGTCCAGCGACACCAGCGCCTCTCGACGTCCCGTCATGTGATTACTGGCGCCCGTGTCAAGGACCCAGACATCATGATCTTCATCATGTTCACTGGGATCAACCTTCATCTCATTGAGATGCATAACATGTCGTGTCATGCACCCCTCGGACGAGTCGACGTCGCGCTGATGGACACGCACGGCGTTCACCGTTGCCAGGAGCAGTGCGGCATCGGTATCGGCCTGCGCATGATGGGCTTCCTCCTTGTGTTCCTTCTTAGATGGACGCTTGCAGTCAACCTTCCAATGGCCGTATATGCCACAATTCCTGCATCGTCCCTTCCGTCGTGGAGTGCCTTCAGACGTGAAACGTGGAGTGTACTCCTTCTTCTCGCCACGATCACCACGTCCGCCGCCGCCTCCAAAATCACCACGTCCGCCGCCGCCTCCAAACTTCGACTTCCCAGGCTTTTTCTCACCTCCGGTTGACGACGAGGATTCCGGCAGGAGGCGATGACGATTCCTCGCTGCCCAATCCTCCTGCGTCAACAAGAGTTTACCAGTCTTGTCTGTGACAGCCTCGACGCCCAGGCGATCCTCGGCCAGCTTCAGTCTCCCGACGAGATCCTCAACCGTCAGCTCCTTCAGATCGAGCATTGTCTCGATTGAGATCGCGATCTGTGTGTAGCGCTTCGGCAACACACGCAGCATCTTCTTGACCACACGGATTTCATCTAGGTTCTCACCAGATGTACGCAGATCTGCCGCTAGCGCGTTGATACGCATTGCGAAATCATCCACCGCCTCGCTTTCCTTAAACTCGATATTCTCGAATTCACGGAGCAGGCGCTGAGCATTGGCTTCCTTCACGCGTTCAGCACCAACGCGCATGCTCTTCACCGCTGTCCACGCATCCTTGACGGTGTTCTTCGCGCCCAGCATCTGCCACATTTCCGGGGGCACAGACCGGAGCAGAGCGCTCATGGCCTGCCGGTCTTGCCACCGCTTCACTCCTTCGCCACCGGGCTCGATCGTCTCCCAGATCTCCAGAGCCTCGAAATTGCATTGCATGAGCATCGCCCACTCCGTATAATTGGAGCGGGTTAGCATCGGCCACATGAGAGAACCCTCCCGTACGCCATGCCCTGAACTGCTCGGCTGTTCGGCGTCACCTGCCATCTTCTTCGTCTCCGGTGACCAGCGCGGTGGAGGCGCTTCTTTCTTGGTGGCTTTGATACCAGAGTTCACAtaaaaaggtaatgagtttacataAGAAAAGGTTTTCATCTCAGAAAAATAGAACTTAAAAAGAGACGACATCCATGGTCGTCACAGGGAGAGCGAGCGAAGCGGTACTGGCCAGCGCGAACTCCGCCAGAACGGTGCTCGGCACGGCAGCCATGGTTGTCACACGGAGTGTCGGCGAGGCGGCCCTAGCGAGAACGGCTTTGGCTAGCACATCCACGCCGAACGCGACTGCTGGCACGGTCCGCGCGTCCTCGTTCTGTTGGGTGTCCTCGCGTCCTCCTTATGTTGGGTGCCCTCTACAGCTGGTCATGGATTGGGCTAAACCCAACTATCTATCTCTTTAAATGAGCCCTTAATTGGGAGGGCCCACGCTAACCTCAGTTGAAGCCCCCAAGCACACGACGCTAAAAATATAGGACTAAGGGATCGTAGGAAAGACTAACGCTAcgccccaaaaccctagtccccaGAGGCCCCATCGCCTAAGTGTCGGAGTGTCTGGAAACGCTATACCCTGCAGCAGCTCGGATTCGATGCGTGCTGTTTCTCTGCAGGGCAACAATATGAAGACGGCAACTGCAACTCTCCAACAACAACAAAGATATGTTTTCCTATTCCTCTTAGTAGATCAGATATACTCGTCATCAAGATTTTACTTCCAGTTACGGATTGGTTTTCTAGGGACTTAGGAATCGATCCTAAACAGTATAGATTCTAACACCTTCAGCCCGGCCGTGGCGAGGCGAGGGTGAATCTGGCGAACGGCGCGGCGAGGTTGACCTAGGCGGACTATGCGGCCTGTCTGGCGCCTCCTGCGTGATCGTCCATGGCAAGAGACTCGGCAATAGAATTTGTAgatctatactacctattaagactctaaggggtaggctgcctcccctggttctgccttcGGTGCATCTAAGCCGTTCTTTGCCTTCGATGAATCTAAGCCGTTCTTCCACCACGATGCAACCGCGACCCCAACCCGCTcgttcccctccccctcctctctttctctctcgcGCTTGACTCCCCCGCCGCCCCTTCCCGTCCCCACCCCGACGCCGTCCGCTCCCCATCCACCATCCCAGCGCGATGGCTGGGAGGACCGCgcccgcctccctcccctccttcTCCCTCACGCCCGACTCCCTCGCTGCCCCTTTATCCTGGATCTCGTCATGGACGCTACCACGACCAACGGTTCGACGGAGCAGGCGCCGCACTCTGCGCCACGGGACGGAGCCCGTCCCCACCCGACACCGGCCACCTCCACCCCGAGCTCCTCCGAGAAGTGAGTGATTTCCATTTCTTCGATTGGATGACGCGCGGTCGGGCCTCCGCACCTCTCTgtccccctcccctcccgcggCGACAGCTTCCTCTAGGAGAtgagcgcgcccgcccccgcgcgcaccaccaccaccacgcgTCCACGCCCCTCGTGCACCTTCTCGCCCGAGGTACGCACCCTGCACCCTACACCCTGTCAAACCCTAGCTATTATCTACTGGGTTTCTTTCTTGGTGTTGATAGTTTGTTGGAGATTAGGCGTTTGATTTCCTTTACAAAATAGGTTCAGTTTGAAATTGCGGCCAAAGCAATGTTTTCATGTGGTTTCAtcaattttagtttctatatttacatGTGTTTGATTGTCCCTTGCCCTCGTTTAGATAGAGATTTCTATCAAGAGTATAGAAAGTTGGTGCCTGACAACTAGCTGCTTGCATTCATCCACCCCCTACTCTTATCTTGCAAAAGCCCACTTCTTGTGTTTTGCTTGTATATATATTAGGCTGGACCAAAGTGCGGTTAAGTAACCTCTAACAAATTGTCATGACATGAGCTGATTAGCGGTCTATTGTAAGCCCGCTCGGACTTACGAAAGTGGAGGTCACATTTCCATTCCACCAATGCATGTAGATTTTGGTTCAGACTTCCATCAGTGAATGAAAAAAGGAAAAGCAAGAGAGAATAGCAAGTACTTATATCAGTATAAAAATATACCAATGGGTAGTGAGCCTGCAACGTTGTGTACGTATACATGGGGAAAATATTTGGTTTGTGGCTTGTGTGAAAGGACAATTTAGGTTTGTATTCTATATCTGAGGACCATTCATAGCTTTCAGATTTTGTTATAATTGTCATCCCATGGTTCTGCTCGGAACAACTCTTTCTCCAGGATTGTTTTGGGACTGGTCATTGCGGGCATGTTGAGGGTATTTAGTTAAACAATTTTGTTATTATTTTAGATTGAGTACATCAACTCGCTGGTTGCTTACATTTTCTTGGTCCCTAGAGCTACTCACCTCGCTGGTTGTTTACATTTCCTTGTTCCTGGGATCCACTTTCCTAAAATGAATCTGTTTTAATCTTGTAACTGGAACTGGTGGATATTTTGATAGGGAAATTACGATGATTGATTTCTGGATTTGAGTTTCAGTTTTTTTTTTGCTTGTACTGGCCTCTTGAGATTGGAAGACTGGCGTTGTTGTGGGCTTGTGGCATAGGCTTCCTTTGTGGGTCTTTTTCTCATCTGATGTAAACAATATTTTTTAGTCTGGTAACGGTGCAAAGGCAAATGGGGCATCATCACATATCTAGGTCGTATTTTCGACAGACAGATGTAAAACGGAGTGGGAATGCCTCGGTAGGATTGATTACTCTGTTTATTTTACTAAGAACGGAAGACTAAATCCATTATTAATTTTCTACTGTTGGATAATATGTTTTTTGCAGATTGATATCATGTCCAAGTTCTTCAAGCTGATGGTGgtaggtgttttgctttgctactTTCTCATTGTTGAAGTTGTCTCCATGTTGTATTCACTAAAGAACCCCTATATTATTTATTTTGGAACAAACCTTTTTTGTTTTGTCCTAAAATGAGATCGAGCAAGAGCATTTTTCCTGTGGGTTGAGTAAATCTAGATTTTTGCTTTGCATGATGAGACAATCCAGAGAATGTATACCAATTATGATGTGTGCCTTTTATATTTATCTACATTACCCAATATAGCATATTATTCTTTGCTATCTTAGTCTATTATTACTCATGATATGGCATATTATTCTTTTTGCTTCTTGAAATAATTTAACCATAGTTCTTGGAGATGCTAGGATTCCAATGCGAGACACTGTCATCTCTTGTAGTGTCGGCTATATGTGTTCTACTCCTTTGCTCGATAAAGCACCTATTTCATATCTTTAGCAGTTGTCTTATGTCACTGTCGGTATCATATCCAAATTTGTATCCTTTTGTATGGTATGATAAGTCCAAAAGCTCTAAGATTTTTTTTGTCTTGTGCAGGTTCTACAATTAATGAATGATTTGAACGAAGTGTTCAAGATGCCGCTATCTCTTGTATTGAGGTTAGTTAATTCCATATTTGATATTGTCTGTGTATGCCTACTTCAGCCGACATTGTGTTTTTTCTAGACCCATGGTGACTGGTATGATCTCTATTTCTATTGGACTTGTTCAATTTCCCAATAGTTACATCCCATATTTACAAGCTGGAGAGATTGAAACATTTTTTATAACATCTTATCTATTAAAACTCCATGTCGTTTGCTCCACCAGGGGCTTCCAGTGCGCTTTTTCCCCTCGATCTCGTGTGATCTGAGTGTGAGAAGGTTGTTAAAATGTGCATCTactcatatttttatttttaccaGATATGTGTCTAAATTTTCTTTCTTGTGTTTTAATACAGGCTTATAGTGTGCTTGAGGTTCTTCGACCTCTCTATAATTCCCCTAAGATACTGGAACAAAAGGTAACTGTTGCGATATATGTCAATCTTCAATTTCGTTGTCGCTTAGCAGttgttgggctttggtacccagtCTGTAATTTTGCTGATGCACCAGCGACACATATTTatcattttttatttttaaatcaATAACAAAGCACAGGTACAATATAATCTTATATAGCTTTTAAGGTATGTAAACATCCACTTTAGTGATGCTAACAAAtgtataaaataataataattattTTTTCATAGCAATATATTTTATCATATTGCATCTTAGTTCATGCTACCTGGATGTAAATGTGGTGCGGTTTAGTTTAATAAGATCTTCACTAATCACTACATAGTGCAGCACTGGGCTGTTAATATTTTTTGTACCATGTGTCATAAGCATGAGATGTTGCCTGTAGAGTACCAATGCTTTATTGCAGTCTTCCTCCTCGTCTGCCCCAATGTCGGCAAGTCAGCCCTCTTCAACAGGTGAGAGACACCTTAGGAAGGCATCGGTCATTGCCTCTCGCCTGTAGTTTCTATGCCGCTATGAGGGGTGGTGGCATTTCCTCAAATACGTTGCATGTATCACTGTAACTGTTCTTCCCCTTCCGTTACCATTAACCCATGCATCTAATTACTTGTATATTTTACGTTACCGTTTTCCTGTTCTCAACATTTCAGATTCTAGATGATGGTACGACAAATTATTTTAGGAGCGCTTTGACATAATTTAAAGCTTGGAAGGGAGCTTTCTATGATTTATTTTTCTGATTGTTTCGTCACATGTTCTTTCCCTAGATGAAAGTATTGATTTATTTTTGGTTCTGCAGGATCATTGCGTCTCTGCGAGCTAATCAGGTTGGGATACTTtgttatgtttggacagttctatgATTGGGAACTGTGCAGAATGTGACAGCATTTCTTATTTTAATGTGCATTGCAGTTCTGTGAGCGTCTCCCTAGCCCCAATGGCGAGTCAACTGTTGATTGTCATCAGATCTCAAAGATGCCAAATCTTGCATTCACCATTGCAAACAAGACTTTCACCTTAACACCAGAGCAGGTAACTCCCTACTTACAGTTTCTTCAGTGTTTGAATTAGTAGTGAAACCTTGTCTAGGGAACCATGATCTCATTTTCAAAGTTACAGTTCATTTATTGGATATTCTTTGGTGCAAACATATACTTCTTCTATTTCTCTTAAATCCACTGATTGCCTTTGTGCTGCAGTACATAGTGAAGTTGGAGCAAGCAGGACAAACTATCTGCATCAATGGGTTTATGGCATTTGACGTACCGCCTCCTCGTGGTCCTCTCTGCTACGCTAAACATATCTGTACTACTCTTAAGTGTGCAATGAGGGCGTCCACCGAGGGCATCACCGTGCCCCCGCTCGCCCCCTCCACGCCCGCGCCTGTCTGCATCCGCCCCCTTCGTCTCCCCGCAATGGCCGCGTCCCTACCTCATGTCTACGACGACAACTAGGTGCGTCCTGCCTGGTCCGATCTGCTCAATTTCGCCATCCCGCTTGTTTCGTGTTTGTTTCTTTGGAGTTTTGATCGAGTGTTTGCTTTTTCTTGCATGGAAAAGCATCGCCACAAGAGTTTGTTCTGGTGCTCACATTGGTAAGTGTGGAACTTTCACCACAGGTTAAACATGAAGAAGTCATCGGGCTCGGGCTCGGTGTCGTTGGCGCGGAGCATCCCGGAGCTGTACGAGGAGAGGGGAGCCAGCAACCTCCGGGAGTTCGGGTTCCAGGAGCTCCGGGCCGCCACCAGCGACTTCAGCCGCCTGCTCAAGGTCGGCGAGGTGGCTTCGGGAGCGTTTACAAGGGCGTCGTCCGCCTTCCTGGCGGGCCCGCCGGCGGCACGGTAGTTGCCATAAAAAACTCAATCCCAATGGTCATCAGGTATGGTCGTGTGGATCAGTGTTTTCTTGGCTCACCTGTGTCAATACCATCTTGTCGTTGTTGATCACGAATTCGTCAGCATTTTTACAGTATATTGCCTACCATATACATTATCTCTGTGTGTGTGTGGGTGAACCCTACATCCCGTAGAAGTAGAACTACACAGGGTCTCTGTTTTTTGGATCATGAAATGGACTGTACCTTGCATGACTCTGTACAATTCATCTTGCTAATGTGTCTGTGAAGTATCTATCATTTTGCTAGCCCTGTTTCATTTCAGAAGTTCAAGGTTATCTCATTCTGGCATATCTCATTTGCCTGCTGATGAAGTGAAGCCTTTGGTTAAATATGATAATGATGAAGGTATTGTGTGAGATTCCCTTGTGTTATTTATTGTTAACGTTCTAATAATTCTGTATGGCATCATAATTCATTTAATTGATTGTAGATGCACACTCACCTGGTGGCCGTGGAAGGGGTCGTGGTGGTCGAGGCCGTGGGCGGGGCAGGGGCAGAGGTGGACGTGGTGAGGCTGAGTGCTGCAGAGTAAACCCTCAATTTGTCACATGTTCAATTATTCCTCACATGTTACGTTTCAGGAAATGGGTTCAATGAGTATGCTGATGCTGGTTGGGAAGACGATCACGCCCCTGCATATATGGGCAATGGATATGCCCGCGGAAGAGGTCGCAGTTTCAGGGGCCGTGGTAGGAGAGGCGACGACGATAACCAGCCTGAATACCAACATGTCGGAGGTTATTTCAAGAAGATCCAATTGAACCAAAAAGTGGAATAAAATTTCCAACATTTCTGGAAGACGACTCCAGTCCATCTGCAGCGGTATTTCCATTTTCTTTAAAACCATAACTTCTCTTAATCTGGAGGAATTGACTtcattttgtgtgtgtgtgtgtgtgttcaaTTGAAATCATTTTCAAGTTAGTGGTGTATTGCGATCAATACATAAATTGTACCAGTTGGGTACATGGTTTGTGATTTACTTTATGGCTATTCAAACTTGCTTCTTTGACAATTTTGAACTAAAAGTCTACATAATCGTATATAGTGTATACTGGTACTGATTTGTTATTATGCACTCGGTATCTGCACAATGCATTTTTAATGGTTTTGAAACATTGAAATTAAAGCGTATAATTTTGGTAATATTATTTCCAGATTCCGTATCATTTTGTATAAATTCTTCGATTTGATCCCTCCATGTGACGATTTCCATTGATAATTAAACCTTCAGGTCCTTGTTGGGATAGGTTTCAAAGGCATGAGAGTGATGAGGGTCAAAAATCTGAACCTCTACGCTTTTGGTTTATGTAAGACAGAATTTTTTAAATTGGTTCTGTT
This genomic window contains:
- the LOC103650796 gene encoding uncharacterized protein — encoded protein: MSAPAPARTTTTTRPRPSCTFSPEIDIMSKFFKLMVVLQLMNDLNEVFKMPLSLVLRLIVCLRFFDLSIIPLRYWNKRIIASLRANQFCERLPSPNGESTVDCHQISKMPNLAFTIANKTFTLTPEQYIVKLEQAGQTICINGFMAFDVPPPRGPLCYAKHICTTLKCAMRASTEGITVPPLAPSTPAPVCIRPLRLPAMAASLPHVYDDN